The proteins below come from a single candidate division WOR-3 bacterium genomic window:
- a CDS encoding helix-hairpin-helix domain-containing protein, which produces MNQKEKLAIIFLASMLALGIGVNYIKTAKIKQTNKILISLKDTLAESTPKDSSANSAYSSPEAASLININTATQKELEALPGIGPVIAQRIIEYRNQVGRFRAKEEILRVKGIGPKKYQAIKDKITI; this is translated from the coding sequence ATGAACCAAAAAGAAAAGCTTGCCATAATATTTTTGGCCTCAATGCTGGCTTTGGGTATTGGGGTTAATTATATTAAGACCGCAAAAATAAAGCAAACCAATAAAATACTTATTTCGCTAAAAGATACCCTGGCTGAGAGTACTCCAAAGGATAGTAGCGCAAACAGTGCCTATTCAAGCCCAGAAGCCGCATCACTTATTAATATAAATACAGCCACACAAAAAGAATTGGAAGCCCTTCCGGGAATTGGGCCGGTTATTGCCCAAAGAATCATTGAATACCGCAATCAGGTTGGACGATTTAGGGCTAAAGAAGAAATCTTAAGAGTTAAAGGGATCGGTCCTAAGAAATATCAAGCAATCAAAGATAAAATAACCATTTAG
- the ispF gene encoding 2-C-methyl-D-erythritol 2,4-cyclodiphosphate synthase produces the protein MKEKLLTGIGFDAHRLIKGRKLILGGMEIPYHKGLLGHSDGDVLSHAISDAILTAAGLNDIGVLFPDTNPEYKNISSIIILNQVLKLITKKHLKLVNISAVLICEAPKLNPYFPEIKKNLARVLGLTPEKIGLSAKTTETLIFNPRKEAIAALAISLLRG, from the coding sequence GTGAAAGAAAAACTTTTAACCGGCATCGGCTTTGATGCACATCGACTCATCAAGGGACGCAAGCTAATTTTAGGTGGTATGGAAATACCTTACCATAAAGGGCTTTTAGGTCATTCTGATGGCGATGTGCTCTCGCACGCGATAAGTGACGCAATTCTAACTGCGGCCGGCCTGAATGACATTGGAGTTTTATTTCCAGATACTAATCCTGAGTATAAAAATATTTCTTCAATTATAATTCTTAATCAGGTCCTTAAACTCATTACAAAGAAACACCTAAAACTGGTCAATATTAGCGCCGTGCTGATCTGCGAGGCCCCGAAGCTTAATCCCTATTTTCCCGAGATTAAAAAGAATCTAGCCCGAGTTCTAGGGCTTACCCCGGAAAAGATCGGACTTTCCGCCAAAACCACTGAAACTCTTATATTTAATCCTAGAAAAGAAGCCATTGCGGCATTAGCTATTAGTTTACTGCGAGGTTAA
- a CDS encoding rhomboid family intramembrane serine protease, with amino-acid sequence MLPLRDDIPSERRPVITYLIVGINALVFFYELLLSRDGLQDFFGSYGVVPINIVYGENLYTLFTAMFIHANFAHILGNMLYLWIFGDNVEDTLGKFWFIIMYLLSGLVGSFAHILVVPNSAIPTIGASGAVSGVLGAYLVLYPNARVLTLVPLGFFLRILLLPAGLFLGFWIFLQLLYGFSSIGGHSGVAYFAHIGGFVVGLFFGLIFRRRRRIYYEIY; translated from the coding sequence ATGTTACCTTTACGTGATGATATTCCATCAGAACGTCGGCCGGTTATTACGTATTTAATTGTCGGTATCAATGCCTTAGTATTCTTTTATGAGCTCTTATTAAGCCGCGATGGACTTCAAGACTTTTTTGGAAGCTACGGGGTTGTGCCAATAAATATTGTATACGGGGAAAATCTTTATACCCTATTTACCGCAATGTTTATCCACGCCAATTTTGCCCATATCCTTGGCAATATGCTTTATTTGTGGATCTTTGGCGATAATGTTGAAGATACTCTGGGCAAGTTCTGGTTTATCATTATGTATTTACTATCTGGACTGGTCGGAAGTTTTGCCCATATCCTGGTGGTGCCTAATTCAGCAATTCCAACGATTGGTGCTTCAGGAGCGGTTTCTGGGGTTTTAGGTGCTTATCTGGTGCTTTATCCCAATGCCCGGGTTTTGACTCTGGTGCCTTTGGGCTTTTTTTTGCGAATTCTCCTACTACCGGCTGGGCTTTTCTTAGGTTTTTGGATCTTTTTACAACTTTTATACGGATTTAGTAGTATCGGTGGACATAGTGGGGTCGCTTATTTTGCCCACATTGGCGGTTTTGTCGTGGGGCTTTTCTTTGGGCTAATTTTTCGCCGGCGACGTCGGATTTATTACGAGATTTATTAA
- the fsa gene encoding fructose-6-phosphate aldolase yields the protein MKIFIDSADVTEIREVASWGILDGVTTNPTLVAKTGREMRECITEIAQIVDGPISVEVISTDHQGMVREAEDWATINPRNITIKIPMTTEGLKAVKILSEKNIKTNVTLVFSPNQAILAAKAGASFVSPFVGRLDDISHFGMEIVGDIVQIYHNYGFSTEIIVASVRNPLHVVEAARMGADIVTVPFAVLKQMVAHPLTDIGIKKFFEDYQKIPKKN from the coding sequence ATGAAAATTTTTATCGACTCAGCTGATGTGACAGAGATTCGGGAAGTTGCCAGTTGGGGTATATTGGATGGTGTAACCACGAATCCCACGCTAGTGGCTAAAACCGGTCGAGAAATGCGCGAGTGTATTACGGAGATTGCCCAGATTGTGGATGGTCCGATTTCGGTTGAGGTGATAAGTACCGACCATCAGGGAATGGTTCGGGAAGCCGAGGACTGGGCCACAATAAATCCCAGAAATATCACGATAAAGATCCCGATGACTACCGAAGGGCTAAAGGCCGTGAAGATCTTAAGCGAAAAGAACATCAAAACCAATGTGACTCTGGTATTTAGTCCGAATCAGGCAATTCTGGCAGCTAAAGCTGGGGCAAGTTTTGTTAGTCCGTTTGTCGGCCGATTAGATGATATCTCGCATTTTGGGATGGAGATTGTGGGTGATATTGTCCAGATCTATCACAACTATGGATTTTCTACCGAGATTATTGTGGCCAGCGTGCGTAATCCTCTGCATGTGGTGGAAGCCGCACGAATGGGCGCCGATATTGTCACAGTGCCATTTGCAGTTTTAAAACAGATGGTCGCACATCCCTTAACTGATATTGGAATTAAAAAATTCTTTGAAGATTATCAAAAAATTCCTAAGAAAAATTAG
- a CDS encoding transketolase, with amino-acid sequence MAIIDSKTGKIRKDYTIEELKEWARLMRGYNLIALCAAGSGHAGGTLSIMDITAALYLKVANHDPENPFWDDRDRIIWSTGHKAPSLYLGLGAAGYYDIEDVVRLRKLYSPYQGHPHWLKLPGVEASTGSLGQGLSIGVGIALRAKLDNKSFRVYVLNGDGELQEGQIWEAVMEAGNWQLDNLCSIVDKNRLQIDGWVKDVQDIDPLKEKFEAFKWHVIECDGHDMASILEAFKEAEATKGKPSVIIAHTTKGKGVSFMENVAGWHGKAPNKQEMIQGLKELGLLEKLDYERLLKRAEDYQKEVDKKLSAKIPKFSRDYFWNRQPIMKVKMEPTRFGFGKALEEVGDDDRIVCIGADISGSITISKFYENHPERKKRWISAGIAEQSATALAAGLAKEGKLPVFGTYGVFAAGRNLDQLRTTVCYGNFNVFIAGAHGGVSVGPDGATHQSLEDLFQICGLPNMHVSVPCDAIETKKATKYMLFNIKGPKYLRFAREATPIVTTEETPYVWGVANIYRFRKEKENFVDAFDVYLATEYKNENEDITIIACGPEVPEAMRAAWILKMEYGLEVRVVNMHTLKPLDKGTIIRCAEETGVIITAEEHQVGALGNQVAGVIMQTPKLLGRNILMGMIGVKDRFGESGQPWELMWEFEVSGEHIAAKAKEVYDQLQIYKKSKC; translated from the coding sequence ATGGCAATCATCGACTCTAAAACCGGTAAAATAAGAAAAGACTATACTATTGAAGAATTAAAGGAATGGGCTCGGTTAATGCGCGGTTATAACCTAATCGCGCTTTGTGCTGCCGGCTCGGGTCATGCCGGTGGCACTTTATCAATAATGGATATTACGGCAGCGCTGTATCTGAAGGTTGCAAACCACGATCCAGAAAATCCTTTTTGGGATGACCGAGACCGTATTATTTGGTCCACCGGCCATAAGGCACCAAGTCTGTATTTAGGACTAGGCGCGGCCGGTTATTATGATATCGAGGATGTAGTACGACTGCGTAAACTCTATTCACCATATCAAGGGCATCCCCATTGGCTAAAATTACCCGGAGTTGAGGCGTCAACCGGTTCTTTAGGTCAGGGTCTGTCAATTGGCGTTGGGATTGCGCTTCGGGCAAAACTGGACAACAAGAGTTTCCGAGTATATGTGCTAAACGGTGACGGTGAACTTCAAGAAGGCCAAATCTGGGAAGCAGTAATGGAAGCTGGCAATTGGCAATTGGATAATCTGTGCTCGATAGTGGATAAAAACCGACTTCAGATTGATGGTTGGGTTAAGGATGTTCAAGACATCGACCCCCTAAAAGAGAAGTTTGAAGCTTTTAAGTGGCATGTGATCGAATGCGATGGTCATGATATGGCCTCAATTTTAGAAGCCTTTAAAGAAGCTGAGGCGACCAAAGGGAAGCCAAGCGTGATTATTGCCCACACGACAAAAGGCAAAGGCGTAAGCTTTATGGAAAATGTGGCTGGCTGGCATGGCAAGGCCCCCAATAAACAAGAGATGATTCAGGGCTTAAAAGAATTAGGACTTTTAGAAAAATTAGATTACGAGCGACTGTTAAAACGAGCTGAGGATTATCAGAAAGAAGTTGATAAAAAACTTTCAGCCAAGATCCCCAAATTCAGCCGAGACTATTTCTGGAATCGACAGCCAATAATGAAAGTTAAGATGGAGCCGACACGGTTTGGCTTTGGCAAAGCCTTAGAAGAAGTTGGTGATGATGACCGAATTGTCTGTATTGGGGCTGATATCTCAGGTTCAATTACCATCAGTAAATTTTACGAGAACCATCCTGAGCGTAAAAAACGCTGGATTTCTGCTGGTATTGCTGAACAATCAGCCACCGCTTTAGCCGCTGGATTAGCTAAAGAAGGAAAGCTACCGGTTTTTGGGACTTATGGGGTTTTTGCGGCTGGTCGTAACTTAGATCAATTACGGACCACTGTTTGTTATGGTAATTTTAATGTGTTTATTGCTGGTGCTCACGGTGGTGTTTCAGTTGGTCCGGACGGCGCTACGCATCAAAGTTTGGAGGATCTCTTCCAAATATGCGGCCTACCTAATATGCATGTTTCAGTACCTTGCGATGCGATTGAGACTAAAAAGGCAACCAAGTATATGCTGTTTAATATTAAAGGGCCGAAATATTTACGATTTGCTCGAGAAGCTACGCCAATTGTCACCACCGAGGAGACCCCGTATGTGTGGGGTGTGGCTAATATTTACCGTTTTCGAAAAGAGAAAGAAAACTTTGTTGATGCTTTTGATGTTTATTTGGCCACAGAATATAAAAACGAAAACGAAGATATTACGATAATAGCTTGTGGTCCGGAGGTGCCGGAAGCGATGCGAGCTGCGTGGATCTTAAAAATGGAGTATGGCTTAGAAGTTCGGGTTGTTAACATGCATACCTTAAAACCTTTAGACAAAGGTACCATAATTCGCTGTGCCGAAGAAACCGGCGTGATTATTACCGCTGAAGAGCATCAGGTTGGTGCTTTAGGAAATCAAGTAGCCGGGGTAATTATGCAAACCCCAAAGCTTTTAGGTCGAAATATTTTAATGGGAATGATTGGCGTTAAAGACCGATTTGGGGAATCTGGTCAACCCTGGGAGCTAATGTGGGAGTTTGAAGTCTCAGGGGAGCATATTGCGGCTAAAGCCAAAGAAGTTTATGACCAATTACAGATATATAAAAAATCAAAATGTTAA
- a CDS encoding pyridoxal phosphate-dependent aminotransferase, protein MVIKKTRRIKKLKACTLACGLPESSRMKKMGTETAFDVLVRAKQLEAQGRHVIHLEIGEPDFDTPRNIKEAAKKALDEGYTHYGPSQGLPELREVIAQKAGELRGMKFSADEVVVTPGAKPIMSFAIMALVEDGDEVIYVNPGFPIYESMIKFMGGKPIPLPLLEKNDFLPDLKYLKKIVNKKTRMLIINTPHNPCGSIMMHEFLSEMAKILEPYEDLWILSDEIYSRITYETPFETIAKFPGMRERTIILDGFSKTYAMTGWRIGYGIMHPDLAKELARIETNINSCTTTFIQRACIEALTGPQHEPERMRQEFQKRRDVIVEGLNSIKGFSCKKPQGAFYAFANIKETGYNAKELSDLLLQEVGVACLSGTCFGKYGEGYIRFSYANSIENIQEAIRRIKKFIEE, encoded by the coding sequence ATGGTAATAAAAAAGACTAGGCGAATTAAAAAGTTAAAAGCCTGCACGTTGGCTTGTGGACTACCAGAATCATCTCGCATGAAAAAAATGGGTACCGAAACAGCATTTGACGTTCTGGTACGGGCAAAACAACTGGAAGCTCAAGGTCGGCATGTTATCCACCTGGAGATCGGTGAACCCGATTTTGATACTCCTCGAAATATTAAAGAAGCTGCTAAAAAAGCCTTAGATGAGGGATATACTCACTATGGGCCGTCCCAGGGACTGCCAGAATTACGGGAGGTGATTGCTCAAAAAGCTGGAGAACTGAGAGGCATGAAGTTTTCGGCTGACGAAGTAGTTGTGACTCCCGGAGCTAAGCCCATCATGTCTTTTGCGATTATGGCCTTAGTGGAAGATGGCGACGAGGTGATTTATGTAAATCCAGGATTTCCGATCTATGAGTCGATGATTAAGTTTATGGGTGGAAAACCCATTCCTTTGCCCTTATTAGAAAAGAACGATTTTCTACCAGATCTAAAATACTTAAAGAAAATAGTAAACAAAAAGACTCGAATGCTCATCATTAACACCCCTCATAATCCTTGCGGTAGTATTATGATGCATGAGTTTTTATCAGAAATGGCCAAGATTTTAGAACCTTATGAAGATCTCTGGATTTTGTCCGATGAAATTTATTCGCGTATCACCTACGAGACACCATTTGAAACCATTGCCAAATTTCCTGGTATGCGCGAGCGGACAATTATCCTAGACGGTTTTTCGAAAACCTATGCAATGACTGGTTGGCGAATTGGTTATGGGATTATGCATCCGGATTTAGCCAAGGAACTAGCTCGAATTGAAACTAATATTAACTCCTGCACTACAACTTTTATTCAACGGGCCTGTATTGAGGCCTTAACTGGACCACAACACGAACCTGAGCGAATGCGTCAAGAATTTCAGAAACGCCGCGATGTAATTGTTGAAGGGTTAAACTCTATTAAAGGCTTTAGCTGTAAAAAACCTCAGGGTGCGTTTTATGCCTTTGCGAATATTAAAGAAACCGGTTATAATGCCAAAGAACTCTCAGACCTACTTCTTCAAGAAGTAGGAGTTGCTTGCCTTTCCGGTACCTGTTTTGGTAAATATGGCGAAGGGTATATCAGATTTTCCTACGCAAATTCTATTGAAAATATTCAGGAGGCAATTCGACGAATTAAGAAATTTATTGAGGAATAA
- a CDS encoding C25 family cysteine peptidase, producing MKKFFAFLMTGLILSGSALFGGSIIKTFNFSESEPIFERYENYLIVKLKGYSQNYEVGAPCLPLANYQLVIPPTAEVTNITIEDAQAITLAGDYLIMPTPEFQPISLIKGPIVIPNEDIYQSDTPYPRELIRYYHTGTKSGYRVCGLGIMPFQYYPKEQRLVFYTKLTVRIDYEEAKILPIKLTQKQKQVFSAELKKIVVNPYDLERFSPPLQTTETECNYLIITVDSYLSAFEPLVRWRTKQGYRGEITTINTIALSYPGRDIQEKMRNAIKDYYQNRGLIFVVLGGDSQLVEPRIARVVASSYTGNIPCDLYYSDLDGTWDANNNNIFGEVPGDNVDMYPDVYVGRASVDNLNEVNTFVNKIFTFEKNPPTDYFKRILLPSVMLFSQYNYHGRIVNDSIALITPASWTDRLLIDPPNTTPMRESLNNGFLYCHVSAHGDEVGFYYQSGTPIYTRTDAYAQTNGNRLFVLNAIACNSGDFGYGSGECLAEAMMNNSNGGAVATIQNSRYGWGNPPNLGPSERIDVKFYDFLINRDSFLIGAAHARSKAIFTPQANSDPVTRWCVYELNLFGDPAMPLWTEIPQTIVAQYPQVVPLGPSNFNIQVTRNGLSPIANALVCIEKPQEIYAYAYTNSAGIATIPITPITPGRVYLTITAQNCYPYEDSIVAQANGPYVGHLRSIVIDSTNGNGDGIINPGEEINLRTWVKNYGNETAQGILGYIRNQQNYINVVDSIKSFGTIPAYDSAFSGLQGYRFMVAPNCTNGMRINFQLYCRDIYDSTWVSIICLRIGTPRLFYRAHVISDPPPANNNGRLDPNETANLYITLLNSGYGNGYNVSGILRSFDSRLIVIDSTGNFGTVYAETTGSNYQDPFVVYASNNISPGTLMPCSLYITAAGNYTTKFGINLIVGEFRIIDPIPDGPRIPPRYWAYDNIDSIYSQAPAFNWIEIKNLGTRITYDHNDQVRKIPLPQNFVLRFYGVRYDTISVSVDGFIRLGADTTRDYSNSPIPDPDGPAPMLAVKWDDLYHSNTSSYGGIWWYYHPFLNAVIVEWDSVYYYNATSTRDKFQVIIYDSTAHSTHSGDNIIIYQYLTANLNNSATVGIEDHTETIGIQYLYNGSYHPAAAGLVPGRAIKFITDEPTTDFEEYQFQLVRSKENLIFAFPNPFKSSLTIKYLIRQPGNATIKIYDATGRVINTLFAGKLNPGSYTVNWNGQDSNGQSVTHGIYFVKLTSADGTALQKFLFIK from the coding sequence ATGAAAAAGTTTTTTGCTTTTTTAATGACTGGTCTTATACTGTCTGGCTCAGCCCTCTTTGGGGGTAGCATTATAAAGACCTTTAATTTTTCTGAGTCGGAACCAATCTTTGAGCGCTACGAGAATTATCTAATTGTTAAACTTAAAGGATATTCCCAAAATTATGAAGTTGGTGCCCCATGTCTACCATTAGCAAATTACCAGTTGGTGATACCGCCCACCGCTGAAGTTACAAATATTACAATCGAAGATGCCCAGGCTATCACCTTAGCTGGTGATTACTTAATTATGCCCACACCCGAGTTTCAGCCGATATCATTAATAAAAGGACCGATAGTGATACCAAACGAAGATATTTACCAAAGTGACACTCCGTATCCACGAGAGCTCATTAGATATTATCATACGGGCACAAAAAGTGGCTACCGGGTTTGCGGTTTGGGAATTATGCCGTTTCAGTACTATCCCAAAGAACAGCGGTTGGTATTTTATACAAAACTTACTGTGAGAATCGACTATGAAGAAGCAAAGATACTACCGATAAAGCTCACCCAAAAACAGAAGCAGGTGTTTTCCGCCGAACTTAAAAAAATTGTAGTTAATCCATATGATCTGGAACGCTTTAGCCCCCCGCTTCAAACCACTGAAACTGAATGCAATTATTTAATCATTACCGTTGATAGTTATTTAAGTGCATTTGAACCATTGGTACGCTGGCGGACCAAACAAGGTTATCGCGGTGAAATTACGACGATAAATACAATTGCTCTAAGTTATCCAGGCCGAGATATCCAAGAAAAGATGCGCAATGCTATTAAGGATTATTATCAGAACCGTGGACTAATTTTTGTCGTTTTGGGAGGCGACAGTCAACTGGTGGAACCAAGAATTGCTCGAGTAGTTGCTAGTTCTTATACCGGGAATATTCCCTGTGATTTATACTATTCCGACCTAGACGGTACCTGGGACGCTAATAATAATAATATCTTTGGGGAAGTTCCTGGTGATAATGTTGATATGTACCCGGATGTTTATGTTGGTCGCGCTTCAGTCGATAACTTGAACGAGGTAAATACTTTTGTCAATAAAATATTCACTTTTGAAAAAAATCCGCCAACAGATTACTTTAAACGCATCCTTTTACCATCCGTGATGCTCTTTTCTCAATACAACTATCACGGCCGCATTGTCAATGACTCTATTGCCCTTATTACACCGGCTAGCTGGACCGATCGACTTTTAATTGATCCTCCAAATACTACACCAATGCGCGAATCATTAAATAATGGATTTCTTTATTGTCATGTCTCAGCTCACGGTGATGAAGTAGGTTTTTATTACCAATCCGGGACTCCAATCTATACTAGAACCGATGCTTATGCCCAAACCAACGGTAATCGGTTATTTGTATTAAATGCGATTGCCTGTAATTCTGGAGATTTTGGCTACGGTAGTGGTGAATGTTTAGCCGAAGCTATGATGAACAATTCTAATGGTGGTGCTGTAGCTACAATTCAAAATTCTCGGTATGGTTGGGGAAATCCCCCGAACCTTGGTCCTTCAGAACGGATTGATGTTAAGTTTTACGATTTCTTAATCAACCGCGATAGCTTTTTAATTGGAGCGGCTCATGCCCGCAGCAAGGCGATATTTACGCCTCAAGCAAATTCCGATCCTGTTACCCGCTGGTGTGTTTACGAATTAAATCTCTTCGGCGATCCGGCAATGCCGCTTTGGACAGAAATTCCCCAAACCATTGTTGCTCAATATCCGCAAGTTGTGCCATTGGGGCCATCGAACTTTAATATTCAGGTTACACGCAACGGACTGAGCCCAATTGCGAATGCCTTAGTATGTATTGAAAAGCCCCAAGAAATTTATGCTTATGCTTATACTAATAGTGCTGGTATTGCCACAATTCCTATCACCCCAATAACCCCGGGTCGAGTGTATCTTACGATCACCGCGCAAAATTGTTATCCTTATGAAGACAGCATTGTTGCCCAAGCAAATGGGCCATATGTCGGACATTTAAGGTCAATTGTGATCGATAGCACTAATGGCAACGGTGATGGTATTATTAATCCTGGTGAAGAAATTAATCTAAGGACGTGGGTTAAAAATTATGGTAATGAAACAGCCCAAGGTATTTTAGGATATATTAGAAATCAGCAAAATTACATTAATGTTGTTGACTCGATAAAATCTTTTGGTACCATCCCGGCTTATGACTCAGCTTTTAGCGGCCTCCAAGGTTATCGATTTATGGTAGCCCCAAATTGTACAAACGGCATGCGAATTAATTTTCAACTTTACTGTCGGGACATCTACGATTCGACCTGGGTTTCAATAATTTGTTTACGGATTGGTACGCCCCGACTTTTTTATCGGGCACATGTTATCTCGGATCCGCCACCAGCTAATAATAACGGCCGACTGGATCCTAATGAAACCGCAAATCTGTATATAACTCTATTAAATTCGGGTTACGGAAACGGCTACAACGTCTCTGGAATTTTACGGAGTTTTGATTCGCGACTTATTGTGATTGATTCTACTGGAAACTTTGGCACAGTCTATGCGGAAACAACTGGTAGTAATTATCAAGATCCGTTTGTAGTATATGCTAGTAATAACATTAGCCCAGGTACGCTTATGCCCTGTTCATTGTATATTACGGCCGCCGGCAATTATACTACCAAATTCGGCATTAACCTCATCGTTGGAGAATTTCGAATTATTGACCCGATTCCCGACGGTCCAAGAATTCCACCCAGATACTGGGCGTATGACAATATTGATAGTATTTATTCTCAAGCTCCAGCCTTTAACTGGATTGAGATTAAGAATCTAGGCACAAGAATCACTTACGACCACAATGACCAGGTCCGTAAGATTCCTTTACCCCAAAATTTTGTTTTAAGATTTTATGGTGTTCGCTATGATACAATAAGCGTCAGCGTTGACGGTTTTATCAGGCTCGGTGCCGATACTACCCGAGACTATTCTAATAGCCCAATACCGGATCCTGATGGACCGGCTCCGATGCTCGCAGTGAAATGGGATGATCTTTATCATTCCAATACTAGTAGCTATGGCGGAATCTGGTGGTATTACCACCCGTTCTTAAATGCGGTAATTGTCGAATGGGATAGCGTGTATTATTACAATGCAACTTCGACCCGAGATAAGTTTCAAGTAATTATTTATGATTCAACAGCTCATTCAACACACAGCGGTGACAATATAATTATTTACCAATATCTTACAGCCAATCTTAATAATAGTGCCACAGTTGGTATTGAAGACCATACAGAAACAATTGGTATTCAATATCTCTACAATGGCTCATACCATCCTGCCGCTGCTGGTCTTGTGCCGGGGCGAGCAATAAAATTTATTACGGACGAGCCAACAACTGATTTTGAAGAGTACCAATTTCAACTAGTACGATCCAAAGAAAATTTAATTTTTGCTTTTCCTAATCCGTTTAAATCCAGTCTTACGATAAAGTATCTTATCCGCCAGCCAGGAAATGCAACCATTAAAATATACGATGCCACAGGCCGGGTTATTAACACCTTATTTGCTGGCAAGTTAAATCCTGGCTCTTATACAGTTAATTGGAATGGCCAAGATTCTAATGGTCAATCAGTCACTCATGGTATCTATTTTGTAAAACTTACTAGCGCCGATGGCACGGCACTACAAAAGTTTTTGTTTATAAAGTAA
- a CDS encoding elongation factor P, protein MVLASDLREGMVIKIGENLFRVLSAEYKSGTAQMAGVVHAKLRNISTHTFTEQRFHPEDRLEDVVLEPVMMEYIYHDEADYYFMHPETYEQFPFAKEHLGNFAKFLVPGMKVRVELYNDVPVDIVPPKTVELKVASTGAGVKGDHDAAYKSAILENGMEIMVPQFIKTGDTVRVDVETERYLDRVKEKE, encoded by the coding sequence ATGGTTTTAGCATCTGATCTTCGAGAAGGCATGGTGATAAAAATTGGAGAAAATTTATTTCGGGTATTGAGTGCCGAATATAAAAGCGGCACCGCCCAAATGGCCGGAGTGGTTCATGCAAAGTTACGTAATATCTCAACGCATACTTTTACTGAACAACGGTTTCATCCTGAAGATCGCCTGGAAGATGTAGTCTTAGAACCGGTGATGATGGAATATATCTATCATGACGAAGCTGATTATTATTTTATGCATCCGGAAACCTATGAACAGTTCCCCTTTGCCAAAGAGCACTTAGGCAATTTTGCCAAGTTTTTGGTTCCGGGTATGAAAGTCCGGGTTGAACTTTATAACGATGTTCCAGTTGATATTGTGCCCCCCAAGACCGTGGAACTAAAGGTAGCCTCAACCGGTGCCGGAGTTAAAGGTGATCACGATGCCGCCTACAAAAGCGCTATTTTAGAAAACGGCATGGAAATTATGGTACCGCAATTTATTAAGACCGGCGATACTGTTCGGGTTGATGTAGAGACCGAACGGTACTTAGACCGGGTTAAAGAAAAAGAGTAA
- a CDS encoding permease, translated as MVTELVSNFFNYLVELLPILFIGFLLSGIFNELVPNTFLERFLTGRGIQPIISLILVGTFLPICCFGSLPLAVTFHRRGVRLGPVLAFLVATPATSISALLVSWRLLGGKFTVYIFLAVILLGLIMGIIGNLLVYQPKETEITDNCAHCHKQLVLCQCHARPQERIKRILYFAFIELPKEIGPLTLLGIFLAALVVTFNPIGVFIKHYLSGIYSYLFAWIFGLSMYFCSTSSPPLVHALINQGLNIGAGMVLLLIGPITSYGTILVLAKKFGLKVTFIYLLVISLGGLGLGYIFSWL; from the coding sequence GTGGTCACAGAACTAGTCAGTAATTTTTTTAATTATCTAGTCGAACTCTTACCAATATTATTTATCGGATTTTTGCTTTCTGGGATCTTTAATGAATTAGTGCCCAACACCTTTTTAGAGCGCTTTCTTACTGGCCGAGGAATACAGCCCATAATTTCTTTGATCCTCGTGGGCACATTTTTACCAATCTGTTGCTTTGGCAGCCTGCCTCTGGCGGTAACTTTTCACCGCCGCGGGGTACGGCTCGGACCAGTCTTGGCGTTCTTAGTTGCAACCCCGGCAACCTCAATTAGTGCCCTCCTGGTTTCTTGGCGACTTTTAGGTGGCAAGTTTACCGTATATATTTTTCTGGCAGTGATCCTCTTAGGTTTAATTATGGGTATTATTGGAAATTTACTCGTGTATCAACCCAAAGAAACAGAAATTACTGATAATTGCGCCCATTGCCATAAACAACTGGTGCTTTGCCAGTGCCACGCTCGGCCCCAAGAACGCATCAAGCGCATTCTTTACTTTGCCTTTATTGAATTACCCAAAGAAATCGGGCCCCTAACTCTACTAGGCATATTTTTGGCCGCCCTGGTGGTGACTTTTAACCCAATTGGTGTATTTATTAAACATTACCTCTCCGGAATCTATTCGTATCTTTTTGCCTGGATATTCGGTCTAAGTATGTATTTCTGCTCCACTTCTAGCCCACCCCTAGTGCATGCGTTAATTAATCAGGGGCTAAATATTGGCGCAGGTATGGTATTGCTATTAATTGGCCCGATCACCTCTTATGGCACAATTTTAGTTTTAGCTAAAAAGTTTGGTCTTAAGGTTACATTTATTTATTTACTGGTAATTAGCTTGGGTGGTTTGGGATTGGGTTATATATTTAGTTGGCTTTAA